A region of the Exiguobacterium aurantiacum DSM 6208 genome:
GCGGCGTCTTGCCGTGGACAGCAGAGAAGTTGAAAGAACTCGGTGAAGACAACCCGAACGTCTACCAGGACACGGACGGCCTCGACTTTGAAGCGATCGCCGACTCACAGCCAGACGTCATCTTGGCCGCCTATTCAGGCATCACGCAAGAAGACTACGACACGTTGACACAAATCGCACCGGTCGTCGCGTACCAAGAGACGCCTTGGGTATCATCTTGGCAAGACACGGTCCTTTACAACGCGATGGCGATGGGCATGGAAGCAGAAGGCAAGCAGTTGATTGCCGACACAGAACAGCTCATCGCGGACAAAGCGGCGGAAGTACCGGACATGCAAGGCAAGAAAGGCGCGTTCGTCGCCTTGAGCCCTGGCGACTTGTCGAAGTTCTACATCTACACGACAGGTGACCCGCGCGGTGCCTTCATCGAAGAGCTCGGCATGGAGTACCCGCAAAACATTAAAGACCAACTCGAAGAAGGCAGCTTCTACCTCGAGTTCAGCTCAGAGAACGCCGACATCTTGAACGACCTCGATCTCTTCGTCGTCTACGGGAACGAAGAGACGCTCAAAGAGCTTCAAGCGGACCCGCTCTACGGCAAAGTACCGGCCATCGAGCGCGGCTCGGTCGTCTTGATTGAAGACAACACGCCGCTCGCGGCAGCCGGGACACCGTCACCGCTCTCGATCGAATACACGATCGACGAGTACGTGAAACTCGTCTCGGAAGCACTCGAGAAAGTCGAGTAATTAAATGAATACGCTGAAGAAGTTGCAAACGCCGAAACGGTTTCCTCTCATCTTGATGGGGTCACTCGTCTTGCTCGTTGTCTGCATGCTCGCTTCACTTGCTTTCGGCTCACGGACAGTCGGATGGGATGAACTGCTTGACGGTTTATTCCGTCCGGCTGTTCAGTCGTATGAAGCGGACATCATCCGGCAGCGAATCGTGCGGACGATCTTTAGTCTCATGTGCGGGGCGGCGCTCGGCGTCTCGGGCGCGTTGATGCAGTCGGTCACAAGAAACCCGATCGCCGACCCGAGCATCCTCGGGGTGAACACGGGGGCGGCCCTGTTCGTCGTCGTCGGGATCGCGTTCTTCAATATCTCGTCGTCGTCGGACTACATTTGGTTCGCGCTCGTCGGG
Encoded here:
- a CDS encoding iron-siderophore ABC transporter substrate-binding protein gives rise to the protein MLHMFLFVSVFMLVLAGCGSNTEEPATTDENSESAEGYPITIKHALGETVIEEKPERVATVGWSNQDVALALGVVPVGFSAANYGVQDGSGVLPWTAEKLKELGEDNPNVYQDTDGLDFEAIADSQPDVILAAYSGITQEDYDTLTQIAPVVAYQETPWVSSWQDTVLYNAMAMGMEAEGKQLIADTEQLIADKAAEVPDMQGKKGAFVALSPGDLSKFYIYTTGDPRGAFIEELGMEYPQNIKDQLEEGSFYLEFSSENADILNDLDLFVVYGNEETLKELQADPLYGKVPAIERGSVVLIEDNTPLAAAGTPSPLSIEYTIDEYVKLVSEALEKVE